In Proteus vulgaris, one DNA window encodes the following:
- a CDS encoding type I restriction endonuclease, protein MESFKLKLKNHMDHVKNVGQHCSTEETTKQALILPFLDILGFNPYDPQKVKAEYGADFPGVKANERVDYALFCQDVPVMFIEAKGYSEKLDNHCPQLSRYFNSTPEVTISAITNGLEWRFFTDLKQKNVMDPTPFLRIRMDEVSDSDASQLFRFRHDKFKPEALRTLAEESVYLSAFTKTISSSLRDVDNEFVRYVASRSNVERQLNQRFIDSITPLVKQAVERSVSAMVVSGLSNKAMTFDDPTEVKEDNIANIKTTEIVDIIDPNNPNIITTKNELMLFEKIKLIIGNDDIQYKDTESYFGILYQGKTNRWIVRFYDKNNPYIIVPIEITNILENEISRAGLSLVNNRININEPEDILRITGIILDSFEYVKNDDNFRKKTS, encoded by the coding sequence ATGGAAAGTTTTAAATTGAAGCTAAAAAATCACATGGATCATGTTAAGAATGTAGGACAACACTGCTCAACAGAAGAAACGACTAAACAAGCACTAATATTGCCATTCTTAGATATCCTTGGTTTTAATCCTTATGATCCTCAAAAAGTTAAAGCAGAATATGGTGCTGATTTTCCAGGAGTTAAAGCGAATGAGCGAGTTGACTATGCCTTATTCTGCCAAGATGTTCCCGTCATGTTTATTGAAGCAAAAGGATATTCAGAAAAACTTGATAACCATTGTCCTCAGTTGTCACGATATTTTAACTCTACACCAGAAGTGACAATATCAGCGATAACTAATGGACTTGAATGGCGCTTTTTTACTGATTTAAAACAAAAAAATGTAATGGACCCAACCCCTTTCTTAAGAATAAGAATGGATGAAGTAAGTGATTCAGATGCCAGTCAATTATTTAGATTTAGACATGATAAATTTAAACCTGAAGCACTAAGAACCTTAGCTGAAGAAAGTGTTTATTTATCGGCTTTTACAAAAACAATTAGCTCAAGTTTACGAGATGTAGATAATGAATTTGTAAGATATGTTGCTAGCCGCTCTAATGTTGAAAGACAATTAAATCAAAGATTCATAGACTCCATAACACCATTGGTAAAGCAAGCAGTCGAACGCTCTGTTAGTGCGATGGTTGTATCTGGGTTATCCAATAAAGCAATGACTTTTGATGATCCAACTGAAGTTAAAGAAGATAATATTGCCAATATTAAAACGACTGAAATTGTAGATATCATCGATCCAAACAACCCTAATATTATTACAACAAAAAATGAATTAATGTTATTTGAAAAAATAAAACTGATTATTGGTAATGATGATATTCAGTATAAAGATACCGAATCATATTTTGGTATATTATATCAAGGCAAAACAAATAGATGGATTGTTAGGTTTTATGATAAAAACAATCCTTATATTATAGTTCCAATTGAAATTACTAATATTTTAGAAAATGAAATATCTAGAGCTGGATTGTCATTGGTTAATAATAGAATAAATATTAATGAGCCAGAAGATATATTAAGAATAACAGGAATTATTTTAGATTCATTTGAATATGTAAAAAATGATGATAATTTTAGAAAAAAAACCAGCTAA
- the tssJ gene encoding type VI secretion system lipoprotein TssJ codes for MNMAIINSKPQIFLPHTYRLALLLIGVFALAGCGLTQTISDGTVSLTKSIFYKQIKVLHLDFTAREALNTDDNGSSLSVIVRVFQLKSADTFNDSDYLSLFNQNNDILKSSLLAQKDLRIRPGESISLDMPMEKETEFVAIAVMFHTPDETKNNWRIVIPKNELDPDKARKIELAENTLTLQPLDKK; via the coding sequence ATGAATATGGCAATTATCAATTCTAAACCACAAATATTTCTCCCCCATACTTACCGACTAGCGCTATTACTTATTGGTGTTTTTGCTCTTGCCGGATGTGGTCTAACACAAACTATTAGCGATGGTACTGTCTCTCTAACTAAATCTATTTTCTATAAGCAAATTAAAGTACTGCATTTAGATTTTACTGCACGAGAAGCACTTAATACTGACGATAACGGTTCTTCGCTTTCCGTCATTGTTAGAGTATTCCAACTAAAATCTGCTGACACCTTTAATGATAGTGATTATCTATCACTGTTTAATCAAAATAACGATATTTTAAAATCTTCATTGCTAGCACAAAAAGACTTACGTATTCGTCCTGGAGAATCTATTTCTTTAGATATGCCAATGGAAAAAGAAACAGAATTTGTTGCAATAGCGGTAATGTTTCACACACCTGATGAAACTAAAAATAACTGGCGAATTGTTATTCCTAAAAATGAGCTCGATCCAGATAAAGCACGAAAAATTGAGCTTGCTGAAAATACACTGACATTACAACCTTTGGATAAAAAATAA
- a CDS encoding ImcF-related family protein, whose translation MKINDKLSSTRDLFIIYTVILTIFLFTLSIVYYLFGNDIFKTSYLPKEIVFFTFSSWMVLLLAFPFFIYGWKKVIPLLSRPFLYNTKTLPEINKKNNSFIDDIFKQYGHRNSKNLIRILLIGTPLSVEKHTPNLTTDIWQENNGTLLIYGGDINQSMDEKLIQDLKQLRRRRPLDAVVWVSENTLSQQPLAQSTFNHLTPTNTDTASRYFHQLFRQLRWQAPIWLWNISNNGDMTTEEAPTVLYSAPLNATSEILSNDMNKLLPALIEQGTHAVLHNQAHTYLLALARFLQHEGGEKLANNLAPLLSGYRPLPFAGMLFSTPTYNNVSATSSQNNQWILNHHWKALLTANSQLPYPLKASPLGLNSKRILQYTVATAMTLWGIGMVVSYFMNRQLITQSQQQAQLATDNHQSEFARLQAQYGLQQTLGLLSYREQTAVPFWLRFGLSNNTQLLSHLWPVYSQAMLPLLRDSTQQRLENHLHAFIQYPPESAERIEGAQSAYQTLKAYLMMSDPSRIDPAFFTERALNIWPEYHGLKGGEWQTLGTELFTFYASQLPYHDEWKIKPNRTLVAGSRTILIRQIGQRNGESALYQNILQQAQHNFADMTLDDMTGDTDVSFLLSSTETIPGIFTRKAWEDSIEPAIKKAVYERREEIDWVLSDTQKEADIDISPEKLQQNLTERYFNDFSGSWLSFLNGLQWRETQSLSDTIDQLTLMSDVRQSPIIALMNTLSYQGKTGRQQEKLADSFVNSAKDLLNKEQQPVISQKAEFTGPLEPVFAPILAFTDPQSSAQNSDTLSLQAYLTRVTRVRLKLQQVVNAPDPQAMSQALARSVFEGKTVDLSETQDYGSLIAASFGQEWSGFGQTLLVQPMSQAWQQLLAPTSQGINTQWRNAVVNDWNRAFGGRYPLKNTQSEISLPLMAQYLRPDNGRIQRFLETHLNGVLHKEGTHWVPDTTNAQGLTFNPEFLKALDKLSYLGDVVFANGEARLYFELRPGTSPNIMQTHLMIDKQSLIYENQQPQWQRFVWPADTVASGASLSWITTNTGTRIYGDYRGVWGIIRLLEDANIAPYAGSTSSYSVNWKTLNGQSLNYTLRTEMGDGPIALLQLRNFVLPEKIFLD comes from the coding sequence ATGAAAATCAATGATAAGCTTTCTTCAACTCGGGATTTATTTATTATTTATACTGTTATTCTTACAATATTCCTTTTTACATTATCTATAGTTTATTATCTTTTTGGTAATGACATATTCAAAACAAGTTATTTACCTAAAGAAATTGTATTTTTTACTTTTTCCAGTTGGATGGTTTTATTATTAGCTTTTCCATTTTTTATTTATGGATGGAAAAAAGTTATTCCATTACTCAGTAGACCTTTCTTATATAATACAAAAACATTACCAGAAATAAACAAAAAAAATAATTCATTTATTGATGATATATTTAAACAATATGGTCATCGTAATTCAAAAAATTTAATACGCATACTCCTTATCGGCACACCCCTTTCTGTCGAAAAACACACCCCTAACCTAACAACAGATATCTGGCAAGAAAACAATGGGACATTGCTTATTTATGGTGGCGATATCAATCAAAGTATGGATGAAAAATTAATTCAAGACTTAAAACAGCTGCGTCGCCGTCGCCCACTAGATGCGGTAGTTTGGGTCTCTGAAAATACCTTATCGCAACAACCGCTGGCTCAATCAACTTTTAATCACCTAACGCCAACCAATACAGACACCGCAAGCCGTTATTTCCACCAGCTCTTTCGTCAATTACGCTGGCAAGCGCCTATTTGGCTTTGGAATATCAGTAATAATGGAGATATGACCACGGAAGAGGCACCAACAGTACTTTACTCTGCACCATTAAATGCCACTTCAGAAATACTCTCAAACGATATGAATAAGCTGTTACCTGCTCTTATTGAGCAAGGCACACACGCTGTATTACACAATCAAGCACACACTTATTTATTGGCTTTAGCCCGCTTTTTACAGCATGAAGGCGGTGAAAAACTCGCCAATAACTTAGCACCACTTCTATCGGGTTATCGCCCGCTACCGTTTGCTGGCATGCTCTTTAGTACACCCACTTACAATAACGTGTCTGCAACTTCATCACAAAATAATCAATGGATTTTAAATCACCATTGGAAAGCACTCCTCACGGCAAATTCACAGCTACCCTATCCATTAAAAGCCTCACCGTTAGGTTTAAATTCAAAACGTATTTTGCAATATACGGTTGCAACCGCCATGACGCTGTGGGGCATTGGTATGGTGGTCTCTTACTTTATGAATCGCCAATTAATTACCCAAAGCCAACAACAAGCGCAGTTGGCAACAGACAATCATCAATCTGAATTTGCCCGTTTGCAGGCACAATATGGCTTACAACAAACCTTGGGGTTATTGAGTTATCGAGAACAGACTGCGGTGCCATTTTGGTTACGCTTTGGCTTAAGTAACAACACTCAATTGCTCAGTCATTTATGGCCGGTTTATAGCCAAGCGATGTTGCCATTATTACGTGATTCGACCCAACAACGTCTCGAAAATCATCTTCACGCATTTATACAGTATCCCCCTGAAAGCGCTGAACGAATTGAAGGCGCTCAATCTGCTTATCAAACACTGAAAGCCTATTTGATGATGAGTGATCCGTCCCGTATTGATCCGGCTTTCTTCACTGAAAGGGCATTGAATATCTGGCCTGAATATCACGGATTAAAAGGCGGTGAATGGCAAACATTAGGCACAGAACTATTCACTTTCTATGCTTCTCAGTTACCGTATCACGATGAGTGGAAAATCAAGCCTAATCGCACTTTAGTTGCCGGAAGCCGTACTATTCTTATTCGTCAAATTGGTCAACGTAATGGCGAGTCTGCGCTTTACCAAAACATCTTACAACAAGCACAGCACAACTTTGCGGATATGACCTTGGATGATATGACGGGGGATACCGATGTCAGTTTCTTATTAAGCTCAACAGAAACGATACCCGGTATTTTTACTCGTAAAGCCTGGGAAGACTCTATTGAGCCGGCGATTAAAAAAGCCGTTTATGAAAGACGAGAAGAAATAGATTGGGTATTAAGTGACACACAAAAAGAGGCTGATATTGATATCTCACCGGAAAAATTGCAACAAAACCTGACTGAACGCTATTTTAATGATTTTTCAGGCAGTTGGTTAAGCTTTCTCAATGGATTACAGTGGCGAGAAACACAAAGCCTCTCCGATACGATTGATCAACTCACATTAATGAGTGATGTCAGACAATCCCCCATTATTGCATTGATGAATACACTCTCTTATCAAGGTAAAACTGGTCGTCAGCAAGAAAAGCTAGCAGACTCTTTTGTGAATTCTGCCAAAGATCTATTAAACAAAGAACAGCAACCGGTTATTAGTCAAAAGGCGGAATTCACAGGACCACTTGAGCCTGTTTTTGCACCAATACTGGCTTTTACTGATCCGCAATCTTCCGCACAAAACAGCGATACATTGAGCTTACAAGCCTATCTCACACGTGTAACGCGAGTGCGCTTAAAACTCCAGCAAGTAGTGAATGCGCCCGATCCCCAAGCGATGTCTCAAGCCTTAGCCCGAAGTGTTTTTGAAGGGAAAACGGTCGATTTATCCGAAACACAAGATTATGGCAGCTTAATCGCAGCAAGCTTTGGGCAAGAATGGAGTGGCTTTGGACAAACACTGCTTGTGCAGCCGATGTCTCAAGCATGGCAACAGTTATTAGCGCCGACCTCACAAGGTATCAATACCCAATGGCGAAATGCCGTTGTGAATGATTGGAATAGGGCATTTGGGGGGCGTTATCCCCTCAAAAATACACAAAGTGAAATCTCATTACCTTTAATGGCGCAATATCTACGCCCTGATAATGGCCGTATCCAACGCTTCCTTGAAACCCACCTTAACGGTGTTTTACATAAAGAAGGTACACACTGGGTACCCGATACCACCAATGCCCAAGGCTTAACCTTTAACCCTGAGTTCTTAAAAGCCTTAGATAAATTAAGCTACTTAGGGGATGTGGTTTTTGCGAATGGTGAAGCACGCCTTTATTTTGAATTACGTCCGGGTACATCACCCAACATTATGCAAACCCACTTAATGATAGATAAACAGTCCCTTATCTATGAAAACCAACAACCGCAATGGCAACGCTTTGTTTGGCCAGCGGATACTGTCGCCTCTGGTGCATCACTCAGTTGGATCACCACCAATACCGGTACACGTATTTATGGCGATTATCGTGGCGTCTGGGGCATTATTCGTTTATTGGAAGATGCCAACATAGCCCCTTATGCCGGCAGCACCAGCAGTTATTCTGTTAATTGGAAAACCTTAAATGGACAATCCCTCAATTACACTTTAAGGACAGAAATGGGCGATGGTCCCATCGCACTCTTGCAACTACGCAATTTTGTTTTACCTGAAAAGATCTTTTTGGATTAA
- a CDS encoding ankyrin repeat domain-containing protein, whose product MNMKMFVISLALVSFSAQALIINENNPPEYQSFKSNYSDMVELANKSRLPHRVFYTSPSTGRNALWFDAVKHGDLNEVKKMLANGQDIEAKDTGSLNQTALGWAAFIGDEEMVDYLISQGANLWATDKGDVYNVFKSAVLGNNVNVVKKIHALMRSDIEINNQRVESDGETFIMIAASNNRIDTVKYLLSKGADVNLVTTTQDKSLFSYDQSALSYACQNDLKDMQRLLIKNGAINHRTSTTSCH is encoded by the coding sequence ATGAATATGAAAATGTTTGTTATTTCATTAGCATTAGTTTCTTTTAGTGCACAAGCATTGATTATTAATGAAAATAACCCACCAGAATATCAATCTTTTAAATCAAATTATTCTGATATGGTTGAATTAGCTAATAAATCACGGTTACCACATCGGGTATTTTATACTTCGCCAAGTACAGGTAGAAATGCGCTATGGTTTGATGCTGTTAAACACGGTGATTTAAATGAAGTAAAAAAGATGCTTGCCAATGGTCAAGATATTGAAGCAAAAGATACAGGAAGCTTAAACCAAACAGCACTAGGCTGGGCTGCATTTATTGGTGATGAAGAAATGGTGGATTATCTTATTTCTCAAGGTGCTAACCTTTGGGCTACAGATAAAGGAGATGTCTATAATGTCTTTAAATCTGCCGTATTAGGCAATAATGTTAATGTCGTTAAAAAAATTCACGCCTTAATGAGAAGTGATATTGAGATCAATAATCAAAGAGTAGAAAGTGATGGTGAAACCTTTATTATGATTGCTGCAAGCAATAATCGCATTGATACGGTTAAATATCTTCTTTCTAAAGGTGCTGATGTTAACCTTGTCACAACAACACAGGATAAGTCATTATTTTCTTACGATCAAAGTGCATTGAGCTATGCTTGCCAGAATGATCTTAAAGATATGCAGAGGCTACTGATTAAAAACGGCGCTATTAATCATAGAACAAGTACAACGTCCTGCCATTAA
- the tssE gene encoding type VI secretion system baseplate subunit TssE, protein MPQPSLYEMLTGYFSGGLPVDTISEENQVILSVMDNIRRILNSRAGTLKHLPDYGLPDMSKLIQGLPGSSHKVMAILSKTLLKYEPRIKSVTLGILPENEFGKLCYSLDIELHERGLIRYGTEFSPDGRIFLHHLKKQFNLS, encoded by the coding sequence ATGCCACAACCCTCTCTTTATGAAATGCTAACGGGGTATTTTTCTGGCGGATTGCCAGTTGATACCATCTCCGAAGAAAACCAAGTTATTCTGTCTGTTATGGATAATATTCGTCGAATATTAAACTCACGAGCAGGAACATTAAAACATTTGCCTGATTATGGCTTACCTGATATGAGCAAACTTATTCAAGGATTACCAGGAAGCTCACATAAAGTAATGGCAATATTATCAAAAACATTACTCAAATATGAACCTAGAATAAAATCAGTAACACTAGGTATATTACCTGAGAATGAATTTGGAAAATTATGTTATTCTTTAGATATTGAATTACATGAAAGAGGACTTATACGTTATGGTACAGAGTTTTCTCCTGATGGACGAATATTTCTCCATCATTTAAAAAAACAATTTAACTTATCATAA
- the tssA gene encoding type VI secretion system protein TssA: protein MSLLDTLISSCFADDTNKVQQLAQQQIALWDRWLLPITPNQPVGDDPCYEDDFERMKEEVNKLSGADTELICLLAENLLLNACKDVRVVTYYIWARLHKEGEHGFADSLGLLAGLLTRYHDTLLPSRATSRKSALEWLSGQRVLDSLSLYPEVDHNEFSRIIALLAIIETELTTWNEAERPQLAGLHQALEKRLAQSGGTNSVVPQNISRTESTYNNSSAPLISQSTPIETIQSGRELLDQSKVLANYLRNQPSGWLAGHRLMKVVRWDTLHQLPPQDQQGCTRLSPPRTDARAQLKRLYLQQSWGELAEQADKLFAEGVNHFWLDVQWYLYQALSKSSAPWNAWSDVIKNDLKQFLTRLPDLEKLSWEDGTPFADEVTLSWIKQHVMEENFDAIQGLSCSSSHQSEDEPILALEPEAMTQADNEGIEVALKWLQHRPDINTPRQKWLLSLVMARVAEQFARQDLALNLLRELDKKALSMPLTQWEPYYIFEIKARQLHLYRAKIQRNTSDKNRIEQQMELLLSELTAIDPVRSSILYS, encoded by the coding sequence ATGTCCTTATTGGATACCTTAATTTCATCATGCTTTGCTGATGATACAAACAAAGTGCAACAACTTGCTCAACAACAAATCGCTTTATGGGATCGTTGGCTATTACCCATTACGCCTAATCAACCTGTAGGTGATGATCCCTGCTATGAAGATGACTTTGAACGCATGAAAGAAGAAGTCAATAAACTCTCTGGTGCCGATACTGAACTAATTTGCTTACTTGCTGAAAATTTACTGCTCAACGCCTGTAAAGATGTGCGCGTTGTAACTTATTATATTTGGGCTCGCTTGCACAAAGAAGGTGAACATGGATTTGCGGATTCGTTGGGACTTTTGGCTGGATTGCTCACTCGCTATCACGACACGTTATTACCTAGCCGAGCCACCAGTAGAAAATCAGCCTTAGAGTGGTTATCAGGACAACGTGTTTTAGATAGCTTATCGCTTTATCCCGAAGTCGATCATAATGAATTTTCTCGTATTATCGCGCTATTAGCGATAATTGAAACAGAACTTACAACATGGAATGAAGCTGAACGACCTCAACTTGCTGGATTACATCAAGCACTCGAAAAACGTCTTGCTCAATCAGGTGGTACAAACAGCGTTGTACCTCAAAATATTAGCCGAACTGAATCGACTTACAACAATTCATCTGCTCCTTTAATTTCACAAAGTACACCAATCGAGACAATACAATCTGGTCGCGAATTATTAGATCAATCCAAAGTGCTTGCTAACTACTTACGAAATCAACCTAGTGGCTGGTTAGCAGGACATAGATTAATGAAAGTAGTGAGATGGGATACGCTTCATCAACTTCCACCACAAGATCAACAAGGGTGTACTCGCCTTTCCCCTCCAAGAACGGATGCAAGAGCCCAACTTAAACGCCTCTATTTACAACAAAGTTGGGGAGAACTTGCAGAACAAGCTGACAAGCTTTTTGCTGAAGGAGTTAACCATTTTTGGTTAGATGTGCAATGGTATTTATATCAGGCACTCAGCAAATCTTCAGCCCCTTGGAATGCATGGTCTGATGTTATAAAAAACGATTTAAAACAATTTCTTACCCGCCTTCCTGATTTAGAAAAACTGTCATGGGAAGATGGTACTCCCTTTGCTGATGAAGTAACCTTAAGTTGGATAAAACAACATGTTATGGAAGAGAATTTTGATGCCATACAGGGATTATCGTGTTCATCATCTCACCAATCCGAAGACGAGCCTATATTGGCACTAGAGCCTGAAGCCATGACTCAAGCAGACAATGAAGGCATTGAGGTTGCCTTAAAATGGCTACAACATCGTCCTGATATCAACACTCCAAGACAAAAATGGCTATTAAGCCTCGTTATGGCAAGAGTAGCAGAACAATTTGCTCGCCAGGATCTGGCATTAAATTTATTACGAGAACTCGATAAAAAAGCGCTTTCGATGCCATTAACACAATGGGAGCCTTACTATATTTTTGAAATAAAAGCACGACAACTTCACCTTTATAGAGCCAAAATTCAACGTAATACTTCAGATAAAAACCGCATTGAACAACAAATGGAACTGTTACTCAGTGAATTAACGGCTATCGATCCTGTACGCTCTTCAATTTTATATTCTTAA
- the tssG gene encoding type VI secretion system baseplate subunit TssG → MERDPQSTATPLIEALGEKLPYINFYRFCQLLEKSNAKFYELGRSHDPKDDPIRFRPHRGMGFPVTEIKGIDSLDRYRKSTVPSLRTTFLGLYGITSPLPTSYLDDIAQYRDGTDPLTDFLDIFNHRLTTQFYRIWRKYSYPATFDEGGCDNTSQYLYGLIGLGIPGCANQVQSPLSRFLALLGILRLPTRTAEGISALVKLLAPSTKVNIIPHDPRRIALEAPTAMSCLSPITLENKPVLGSYAIDVNSQVLIKLHTENKNEAKGWLPDGSIYQDFMALLRVYLGSRVNARLRLTLPRDLLPDATLSTSKSQGVQLGRTAVMRPHNIIEKPPINSFITIGLGFYQYLTLRTQHYKSDEYGNYQF, encoded by the coding sequence ATGGAAAGAGATCCACAATCCACAGCTACCCCGTTAATTGAAGCTTTAGGCGAAAAATTACCTTATATAAATTTCTATCGCTTTTGCCAATTACTTGAAAAATCTAATGCTAAGTTCTATGAACTAGGACGTTCTCACGATCCTAAAGACGACCCTATTCGTTTTCGTCCTCATCGCGGTATGGGTTTTCCAGTGACTGAAATCAAAGGAATTGACTCCCTTGATAGATACCGTAAAAGTACAGTACCAAGCTTACGTACTACCTTTCTGGGGCTTTATGGTATTACCTCACCGCTTCCTACTTCTTATCTCGATGATATTGCACAATATCGAGATGGCACAGATCCACTAACTGATTTTTTAGATATTTTTAACCATCGACTGACTACACAATTTTATCGAATTTGGCGTAAATATTCTTATCCTGCGACTTTCGATGAAGGAGGCTGTGATAATACATCACAATACCTCTATGGTTTAATTGGTTTAGGTATTCCAGGTTGTGCTAATCAGGTGCAATCCCCCCTATCTCGCTTTTTAGCGCTATTAGGAATATTACGCCTACCTACACGTACAGCGGAAGGAATTAGTGCATTAGTAAAATTATTAGCGCCATCAACAAAGGTCAATATTATTCCTCATGATCCACGAAGAATAGCACTAGAGGCTCCCACTGCAATGTCGTGTTTATCTCCTATTACATTAGAAAATAAACCCGTTTTAGGCAGTTATGCGATAGACGTAAATAGCCAGGTATTAATAAAGTTACATACTGAAAATAAAAATGAAGCAAAAGGCTGGCTACCTGATGGTAGTATTTATCAAGATTTTATGGCATTGCTTCGTGTTTATTTAGGTTCACGCGTTAATGCACGGTTGCGTTTAACACTACCAAGAGATTTATTACCTGATGCAACACTGAGCACCTCTAAAAGCCAAGGTGTGCAACTGGGTAGAACAGCAGTAATGCGACCTCATAACATTATTGAAAAACCGCCAATTAACTCTTTTATCACCATCGGCCTTGGTTTTTATCAATATCTAACACTCCGCACTCAACATTATAAAAGTGATGAATATGGCAATTATCAATTCTAA
- a CDS encoding VasL domain-containing protein yields the protein MNSYLDSLPIGGDPRVFNQFLNIKEELDKRFHPARPDINWQYVHELCVSLFNQNGVDLQTVAWFVLSRQHQSGLDGLNEGLYLTHKILTQHWQTVWPVQTHTRVNILSVLNQQLISGIRGTTFVYTDLPVLYQIEELLKNINHHLQTLEIKHLVQFDYLQNLIITQARQLENADTLDNNFYSPDLSPVINAEENNQSQSTKSVLSPLPHLTKNTIPPKTYISPSIALQTSAKKNNHRELWKGILIGTLTSSLFFIILFYFWLSELKSNNLADAFPYIPTINAHAGSLIEQQPASGRNITQTLNSEQINVIQQRLNELALLSPTWAQSYGLEVISYLNEQYQDNPELLSFTQLWKNNLKINATTDEQLNQWSKGITELDELSKKLDSFDGNPKNYITGSELKSIIFKARQHFNQAKPLEEELRLLEKKPTPNSIPDYEYQQIDNHFKQLLNRYSLLQSK from the coding sequence ATGAACTCTTATTTAGACTCACTTCCTATTGGAGGTGATCCTCGTGTATTTAATCAATTTCTTAATATTAAAGAAGAACTTGATAAACGTTTTCATCCAGCACGCCCTGATATTAACTGGCAATATGTCCATGAATTGTGTGTTTCTTTATTTAATCAAAATGGGGTTGATCTTCAAACAGTTGCTTGGTTTGTTTTGTCTCGGCAGCACCAGTCTGGATTAGATGGTTTAAATGAAGGCCTTTATCTAACCCATAAGATATTAACTCAACATTGGCAAACAGTATGGCCTGTACAAACACATACTCGTGTTAATATTCTTTCTGTATTAAACCAACAATTAATTTCAGGTATTCGAGGAACAACATTTGTTTATACCGACTTACCTGTTCTTTATCAAATTGAAGAATTATTAAAAAACATTAATCATCACCTTCAAACATTAGAAATTAAACATCTTGTCCAGTTTGATTACTTACAAAATTTAATTATCACCCAAGCGAGACAACTAGAAAATGCAGATACATTAGATAATAATTTTTATTCTCCTGATTTATCGCCTGTTATTAATGCAGAGGAAAACAATCAATCTCAAAGTACTAAATCAGTATTATCACCCCTCCCTCATTTAACTAAAAATACCATACCACCTAAAACCTACATCTCCCCATCGATTGCATTACAGACGTCAGCAAAAAAAAACAACCACCGAGAATTATGGAAAGGTATTTTAATTGGTACATTAACCAGTAGTTTATTTTTTATTATCTTATTTTATTTTTGGTTATCTGAATTAAAAAGTAACAATCTAGCAGATGCTTTTCCTTATATTCCAACCATTAATGCACATGCAGGCTCTCTTATTGAACAACAACCTGCAAGTGGCAGAAATATAACACAGACACTCAATTCAGAGCAGATTAATGTGATACAACAGCGTTTAAATGAGCTCGCATTACTTTCTCCCACATGGGCCCAGAGTTATGGGCTTGAAGTTATCAGTTATTTGAATGAGCAATATCAAGATAATCCAGAACTTTTATCATTTACACAGCTTTGGAAAAATAATCTAAAAATAAATGCCACTACAGATGAACAACTCAATCAATGGTCTAAAGGTATAACCGAACTGGATGAATTAAGTAAAAAATTAGATAGCTTCGATGGTAATCCTAAAAACTATATTACAGGCTCTGAATTAAAATCTATTATTTTTAAAGCTCGCCAGCATTTCAATCAAGCTAAACCTTTAGAAGAAGAGTTACGCTTACTTGAAAAAAAACCAACACCAAATTCAATTCCAGACTATGAGTATCAACAAATAGACAATCATTTTAAACAACTATTAAATCGATATTCGTTATTACAGTCTAAATAA
- a CDS encoding helix-turn-helix domain-containing protein, translating into MINTKVGNRIKMIRRQLKITENEMSERLGISILHYSQLEGGHLKITVDQLITISFILGVTPQSLILEAKKTDFMIFEDRESITQPSEIVIFRKKKVV; encoded by the coding sequence ATGATTAACACCAAAGTTGGAAATAGAATAAAAATGATAAGAAGACAATTGAAAATAACAGAGAATGAAATGTCTGAAAGGTTGGGAATAAGCATATTACATTATTCTCAATTAGAAGGTGGGCATTTAAAAATAACGGTAGATCAATTAATTACTATTTCTTTTATACTAGGTGTTACACCTCAAAGCCTTATTTTAGAGGCTAAAAAAACAGATTTTATGATTTTTGAAGATAGAGAATCGATAACTCAACCTAGTGAGATCGTAATATTTAGAAAGAAAAAAGTAGTTTAG